The following proteins are encoded in a genomic region of Lytechinus variegatus isolate NC3 chromosome 7, Lvar_3.0, whole genome shotgun sequence:
- the LOC121418314 gene encoding mediator of RNA polymerase II transcription subunit 6-like: protein MSNDDNSLHISWHDSAWIPHLNQASIMDYFSNRSNPFYDRTCNNEIIKMQRLNPEQLKSMTGLEYILLHVQEPILYVVRKQHRHSIEEATPLADYYIIAGRVYQAPDICAVINARMTTALHNIRSAFEESLSYSRYHPSKGYWWEFKEKDGETEKKKRKKPKEELSSAFQRKRVDILLGDLSRKFPFKVIQPKPGDRPVPVEGISSESASSRPVIKEEIKEENNQSQNNANTTSSGSSVSNVATSVSSHSISVTGQAAAAAAAAAAAAAAAAASHSSSTSSSSASGTFFTSTGPSSMKPSLAKKRKTMGK from the exons ATGTCCAACGACG ATAATTCACTGCATATTTCCTGGCATGACTCGGCATGGATACCTCACCTCAACCAAGCCAGTATCATGGATTACTTTTCAAACAGAAGCAACCCTTTCTATGATCGAACATGCAACAACGAGATCATCAAGATGCAACGGTTAAACCCAGAACAACTCAA GTCAATGACAGGATTAGAGTATATCCTGCTGCATGTCCAAGAACCAATCCTGTACGTTGTTAGAAAACAACATCGGCATTCTATAGAAGAAGCCACCCCATTGGCTGATTATTACATCATAGCTGGCAGAGTATATCAAGCTCCAGATATCTGTGCAGTAATCAATGCAAGAATG ACAACCGCGCTTCACAATATCCGGTCAGCATTTGAAGAATCCCTTTCTTACTCAAGGTACCATCCCAGTAAAGGATACTGGTGGGAGTTTAAAGAGAAAGATGGTGAAACAG AAAAGAAGAAGCGGAAGAAACCAAAGGAAGAGCTAAGCTCGGCTTTCCAGAGGAAACGGGTGGACATTCTGCTTGGTGATCTATCAAGAAAATTCCCTTTCAAAGTCATTCAG CCGAAACCCGGTGACAGACCTGTGCCGGTCGAAGGGATAAGCTCCGAGAGTGCTTCATCAAGACCAGTAATCAAAGAAGAAATCAAGGAGGAAAACAATCAATCTCAGAACAATGCAAACACCACAAGTAGCGGATCATCAGTCTCAAATGTAGCTACTAGCGTGAGCTCACATAGTATCTCTGTGACTGGACAAGCAGCTGCAGCGGCGGCAGCAGCAGCGGCCGCGGCTGCGGCGGCTGCTGCATCACACAGTAGTTCAACCAGCTCAAGTAGTGCCAGTGGGACATTCTTCACTAGTACAGGACCTTCCAGTATGAAACCGTCTCTGGCCAAGAAGCGTAAAACCATGGGGAAGTGA